The Apium graveolens cultivar Ventura chromosome 11, ASM990537v1, whole genome shotgun sequence genome has a window encoding:
- the LOC141695563 gene encoding uncharacterized protein LOC141695563, with the protein MELWSLYTGGASNMNGTGFGLVLKSPQGDTLAYSICCEFKATNNESEYEALIIRLTTAVDMKIVHIEVNCDSLLIVNHVKGEYEAKDCKMLAYLEIDKELQGKFDSVFNKYPENKTLRLMP; encoded by the coding sequence ATGGAATTGTGGTCATTGTACACTGGCGGAGCCTCAAATATGAATGGGACAGGTTTTGGTTTGGTACTGAAGTCGCCACAGGGGGACACCCTAGCCTATTCCATTTGCTGTGAATTTAAGGCTACCAACAACGAGTCCGAATACGAGGCATTGATTATTAGATTAACTACGGCTGTGGACATGAAGATCGTACATATAGAAGTAAACTGTGACTCTTTGCTCATTGTCAATCACGTAAAGGGGGAATACGAAGCAAAAGATTGCAAGATGTTGGCCTATTTAGAAATCGATAAAGAATTGCAAGGAAAATTTGACTCAGTATTCAACAAATACCCAGAGAACAAAACTCTCAGGCTGATGCCTTAA